A region from the Lycium barbarum isolate Lr01 chromosome 8, ASM1917538v2, whole genome shotgun sequence genome encodes:
- the LOC132606954 gene encoding serine/threonine-protein kinase STN8, chloroplastic produces MASLFSPTTFHQDPNLICFSPLRPISKSYYFWSCTNHSKKHNNTITCSSFVDEISVSLDNSLSQFPVFQSGVAQFQELPQEQKYGLLVFAGLTWIYLTARPGVLVGAIDAYILAPIQVGLDSLSGKRSFKMKDFLIGDRLGEGSFGIVYSGVIVPKNVNLDENVRKRGSSVKSVITDSRFKEKVILKQVKIGVQGAAECGEFEEWFNYRLSRAAPETCAEFLGSFVAEKTNSRYTKGEKWLVWKFEGNRDLGDYMKDRDFPLNIESVMFGRVLEGLESIKRNALIIKQIMRQIITSLKKIHDTGIVHRDVKPSNLVVTKKGQIKLIDFGAATDLRIGKNYVPDKGLLDPDYCPPELYVMPEETPKPPPEPVAALLSPVLWKLNSPDLFDTYSAGIVLMQMAVPSLRSTAGLKNFNLEVKAVGYDLNKWRERTRTRPDLSILDLDSGRGWDLATKLISERGGRLSAAAALRHPYFLLGGDQAAAVLSKLSFSK; encoded by the exons ATGGCATCTCTATTTTCCCCTACAACTTTCCATCAAGACCCTAACCTTATTTGTTTCTCACCCCTAAGACCTATTTCAAAAAGTTACTATTTTTGGTCTTGCACTAACCATTCCAaaaaacacaacaataccattacTTGCAGTTCTTTTGTTGATGAAATTTCAGTTAGTTTAGACAATTCTTTGTCTCAATTCCCTGTTTTTCAATCTGGGGTTGCTCAATTTCAAGAATTACCTCAAGAACAGAAATATGGCTTGTTAGTTTTTGCTGGTCTTACTTGGATTTACTTGACTGCTAGACCTGGTGTTTTAGTTGGTGCTATTGATGCTTATATTTTGGCGCCTATACAAGTGGGGTTGGATAGTTTAAGTGGGAAAAGGAGTTTTAAAATGAAAGATTTTTTGATTGGGGATAGGTTGGGTGAGGGTTCATTTGGGATTGTTTATTCTGGTGTTATTGTTCCTAAGAATGTTAATTTGGATGAAAATGTGAGGAAAAGAGGATCATCTGTAAAATCAGTTATTACAGATTCAAGATTCAAGGAAAAGGTCATTCTTAAACAG GTAAAGATTGGAGTTCAAGGTGCTGCGGAATGTGGTGAGTTTGAAGAATGGTTCAATTATAGGCTATCAAGAGCTGCTCCTGAGACATGTGCGGAGTTTCTTGGTAGCTTTGTTGCTGAAAAAACTAACTCACGATATACTAAGGGTGAGAAATGGCTTGTCTGGAAATTTGAG GGAAATCGGGACCTAGGTGATTACATGAAGGATCGCGACTTCCCCTTGAACATAGAATCTGTCATGTTTGGTCGAGTCTTAGAAGGATTGGAGTCAATTAAAAGGAATGCACTAATCATCAAACAAATCATGCGTCAGATTATTACTTCCCTTAAGAAAATCCATGACACAGGTATAGTCCATAGAGATGTAAAGCCATCCAACTTAGTGGTCACGAAAAAGGGACAAATCAAGCTGATAGATTTTGGGGCAGCAACTGATCTTCGAATTGGAAAAAATTATGTGCCTGACAAGGGGCTACTTGATCCTGATTATTGTCCACCCGAACTCTATGTAATGCCAGAAGAAACTCCAAAACCACCACCAGAGCCAGTTGCTGCACTTCTTTCCCCAGTTTTATGGAAG CTAAACAGTCCCGATCTCTTTGACACGTATTCTGCTGGAATAGTGCTTATGCAAATGGCAGTACCGAGCTTAAGGTCTACAGCAGGCTTAAAGAACTTCAATTTGGAAGTAAAGGCAGTTGGATATGACTTGAATAAATGGAGAGAAAGGACTAGGACGAGACCTGATCTCAGTATTCTTGATCTCGACTCTGGTAGAGGGTGGGATTTGGCTACGAAACTTATTTCAGAGAGAGGTGGGCGTTTATCTGCTGCTGCGGCTCTTAGACATCCTTATTTCCTTCTAGGCGGTGACCAAGCTGCTGCAGTTCTCTCAAAACTTAGCTTCTCAAAATAG